In Bdellovibrionales bacterium, the following proteins share a genomic window:
- a CDS encoding acyl carrier protein, whose amino-acid sequence MNSIELTGKVRTLLIDLNFSAAARSVKDEDDLFDNGALDSLTLIQFVLVLEEEFKIQLVNSDISYDNFKSLNHLVKMLQDVYKV is encoded by the coding sequence ATGAATTCCATTGAGTTGACGGGAAAAGTCCGGACCTTGTTGATTGATTTGAATTTTTCTGCCGCTGCTCGATCCGTTAAAGATGAAGATGATTTGTTTGACAATGGAGCATTGGACTCTCTGACTCTTATTCAGTTTGTCTTGGTCTTGGAGGAGGAGTTTAAGATTCAGTTGGTCAACAGCGATATTTCATACGATAATTTTAAAAGTCTCAATCACCTGGTAAAAATGCTTCAGGATGTTTACAAAGTTTAG
- a CDS encoding fatty acid desaturase, with protein MMVLPDKSRTKQPNALFVRHPQFEALKTAHFVWDFFSIWVPIGMGIYLSEGISIWFYPLSFMMIAHRQIASALMGHEGAHGLLAKGRSINNFLGRYLFHFPALISHSRYKSLHLLHHRYLGEPHDPDTFLYEGYPQSWRKVVFFLLRELISGRSLYYFANYFTEIPMMIRKMFGIKYSRDPHNGKSDFIQYSIFWLAVLVLIHSLGVWKEFLLYWIVPVVLSIPWIQFQNALEHGAIRLTAKNQSRSISHPALLVALALPKNLNYHFEHHANPHIPHYNLPKYSIFMKESQLVPPEEEFRVGLGSSLKQLFSR; from the coding sequence ATGATGGTTTTGCCTGACAAATCTCGGACAAAACAACCGAATGCACTTTTCGTTCGTCATCCTCAGTTTGAAGCCCTTAAAACCGCCCATTTCGTTTGGGACTTTTTTTCAATTTGGGTGCCCATTGGAATGGGCATTTATCTTTCTGAAGGAATTAGCATTTGGTTCTATCCCTTGAGTTTCATGATGATAGCCCATCGTCAAATTGCCAGTGCACTGATGGGTCACGAGGGCGCTCATGGACTTCTTGCTAAAGGGCGATCGATTAATAATTTCCTAGGGCGCTACCTGTTTCACTTTCCAGCTTTGATTTCTCATTCACGCTACAAGTCACTTCATTTGCTTCATCACCGTTATTTGGGAGAGCCACATGATCCTGACACTTTTCTTTATGAGGGATATCCTCAGTCTTGGCGAAAGGTCGTGTTCTTTTTGCTCAGGGAGTTGATTTCCGGTCGGTCCCTTTACTATTTTGCCAATTATTTTACGGAAATTCCAATGATGATAAGAAAAATGTTTGGGATCAAATATTCTCGTGACCCTCACAATGGAAAATCCGATTTTATTCAGTATTCAATTTTTTGGTTAGCTGTGTTAGTTCTCATTCACTCTCTCGGAGTTTGGAAAGAGTTCCTTCTCTATTGGATTGTTCCGGTTGTCTTGAGCATTCCATGGATTCAGTTTCAGAACGCACTGGAGCATGGAGCCATTCGACTGACCGCAAAGAATCAGAGTCGTTCCATCTCCCATCCCGCACTTCTGGTCGCTTTAGCTTTGCCGAAAAATTTGAATTATCATTTTGAACACCATGCTAACCCTCATATTCCCCACTACAACTTGCCAAAGTATTCTATTTTCATGAAGGAAAGCCAGCTTGTTCCTCCAGAGGAAGAATTTCGCGTGGGCTTGGGATCAAGCCTGAAGCAACTGTTTTCACGGTAG